A window of the Amblyraja radiata isolate CabotCenter1 chromosome 5, sAmbRad1.1.pri, whole genome shotgun sequence genome harbors these coding sequences:
- the LOC116973454 gene encoding WD repeat and coiled-coil-containing protein, which yields MASMELGKAKLPRTAINVLHQALHPIHGIAWTDGKQVALTAVYLVNGEVKFGDSSVIGCFEHVNGLHWGPIYYTGTLALLAVQHKKHITVWQLQNSTIEENKLLVSQTCELGEIFPILPQGCVWHPKHDALVVLTKKDASVLFAVQIDNRRVKADITGTGLIHCACWTADGNRLVIAIGSALHSYIWNNAQKTLRACSFSPIFDVGGYICAVEACMELQVVVTTELPLDKICGLNAGLAFHVTPTSETGSAISRPTMLAVDETHSMDSRRKSIDSSKSLIEEPTFSSSGPVDLTHILANHRKSDPSPLLHLRRRDCITGSGHDSSHLILVTFERKVTTTRKVSIPGILVPDIVCFDPHRCTIAVSSNTCNIILLYTVTTSSMPNIQQIHLQNNERPKGMCFLTETLLLLLVGRQKSNDLAFLPSSNSDRYLIRFMSRKLLLDDSCVLPDSLQIGQPGISISGMKKYFENLSKEEAAISKELLLPGNTTIQFPSNKKGLIEEIMNSSSEHSSATSTPKPTDESAHSESTMVLKNYDAEPMNIIMPGLGPLNRDLRSPVLVKEDHNAQASARTVLNGSDKVDDEIKQLSKKMEKMLDSFKEMKQCLSQISDSTRNGKKSSMAYPSDPSFLYIICQKKLQENTVVDEKRAFLLCEGKLRLSTVQEVFNLFVVEMYYGSNWIVLTADSDGFAPLTFKHKQEIMIRDGKQTIGLLDFPPPPSPTDTITLDNCRSAT from the exons ATGGCCAGCATGGAACTTGGAAAAGCAAAATTGCCGCGAACTGCAATTAATGTATTGCATCAAGCTCTTCATCCTATTCATGGGATTGCCTGGACTGATGGAAAGCAAGTTGCTCTCACTGCTGTTTATCTAGTCAATGGTGAGGTAAAGTTTGGAGATAGCAGTGTCATTGGATGTTTTGAACATGTGAATGGACTTCACTGGGGTCCTATTTATTATACAGGGACTCTGGCATTGCTTGCAGTTCAGCATAAAAAGCATATAACTGTGTGGCAGTTACAAAACAGCACAATAGAAGAAAACAAACTTTTGGTTTCCCAAACTTGTGAACTGGGAGAGATTTTTCCAATTCTGCCACAAGGCTGTGTGTGGCATCCAAAACATGATGCCTTGGTGGTGCTAACAAAAAAAGATGCCTCAGTATTGTTTGCCGTACAGATTGATAATCGTAGAGTTAAAGCAGACATTACAGGTACTGGCTTGATTCATTGTGCTTGCTGGACTGCAGATGGAAATCGTTTGGTGATTGCCATAGGCAGTGCCCTTCAttcttatatttggaataatgctCAAAAGACTCTTCGTGCATGCAGTTTTAGCCCTATATTTGATGTTGGGGGATATATCTGTGCAGTCGAGGCATGCATGGAATTACAAGTGGTTGTGACAACTGAACTGCCCCTTGATAAAATTTGTGGTCTCAATGCTGGCCTTGCCTTTCACGTTACACCCACATCAGAAACTGGTTCTGCAATCTCACGACCCACGATGTTAGCTGTGGATGAAACACATTCCATGGATTCAAGAAGAAAATCAATAGATTCCTCAAAGTCGTTAATAGAGGAACCAACATTTTCATCATCTGGTCCTGTGGACTTGACCCACATTCTGGCAAATCATCGAAAATCTGATCCCAGCCCCCTACTCCACCTGCGACGAAGAGATTGCATTACTGGAAGTGGTCACGATTCTTCACATCTGATTTTAGTCACTTTTGAGAGAAAAGTGACAACAACCAGAAAAGTAAGCATACCTGGGATTCTGGTCCCTGATATAGTATGTTTTGACCCCCATCGATGTACAATTGCTGTATCATCCAATACGTGTAACATAATATTACTCTATACAGTCACTACCTCAAGTATGCCTAATATTCAGCAAATTCATTTGCAAAACAATGAACGGCCAAAAGGTATGTGTTTTCTGACTGAAACATTGTTACTGCTTTTAGTTGGGAGACAGAAATCAAATGACCTTGCTTTTCTTCCATCTTCTAACTCAGATCGCTATTTAATCAGGTTTATGAGTAGAAAGCTCCTGTTAGATGATTCTTGTGTGTTACCAGACTCTCTGCAGATTGGGCAGCCGGGTATTAGTATCTCTGGAATGAAGAAGTATTTTGAAAATCTGTCCAAGGAAGAGGCTGCTATAAGTAAAGAACTATTATTGCCAGGGAATACCACAATTCAATTTCCAAGTAATAAAAAAGGATTAATAGAAGAAATAATGAACAGCAGTAGTGAACATAGCTCAGCAACAAGCACCCCTAAACCAACAGATGAATCAGCACACAGTGAATCTACAATGGTTTTGAAAAACTATGATGCAGAACCTATGAATATCATAATGCCTGGACTTGGACCACTAAATAGAGATTTGCGGAGCCCTGTCTTAGTTAAGGAAGATCACAATGCACAAGCAAGTGCTAGAACTGTACTGAATGGCAGTGATAAAGTGGATGATGAAATTAAACAACTGTCTAAAAAAATGGAAAAAATGCTTGATAGCTTCAAAGAAATGAAACAGTGCCTTTCTCAAATATCAGATAGTACAAGAAATGGAAAGAAGTCATCAATGGCCTATCCATCAGATCCTTCATTTCTTTATATCATCTGTCAG AAAAAGCTGCAGGAGAATACAGTTGTGGATGAAAAACGAGCTTTTCTCCTTTGTGAAGGCAAGCTTCGCCTAAGTACAGTCCAAGAAGTTTTTAACCTTTTTGTTGTTGAAATGTATTACG GTTCTAATTGGATAGTTTTGACTGCTGATAGTGATGGATTTGCTCCATTAACATTCAAACACAAACAGGAAATTATGATTCGTGATGGTAAACAAACAATAGGACTTCTAGATTTTCCACCACCTCCATCTCCAACCGACACGATTACTCTGGACAACTGCAGAAGTGCAACGTAA